In a genomic window of Apteryx mantelli isolate bAptMan1 chromosome 2, bAptMan1.hap1, whole genome shotgun sequence:
- the IRF4 gene encoding interferon regulatory factor 4, with protein MNLEPGECGMNSVSCGNGKLRQWLIDQIDSGKYPGLVWENDEKSIFRIPWKHAGKQDYNREEDAALFKAWALFKGKFREGIDKPDPPTWKTRLRCALNKSNDFEELVERSQLDISDPYKVYRIVPEGAKKGAKQISMEEQPLMMNHPFPITSPYTSLPSQVQNYMGPHERNWREFAPEQPHPDIPYQCASIPFAARSHHWQGPGCENGCQVTGTFYACAPPESQTPGIPIEPSIRSGEALALSDCRLHICLYYREILVKEVTTSSPEGCRISHGQSYEVSSLEQVIFPYPEDNGQRKNIEKLLNHLERGVILWMAPDGLYAKRLCQSRIYWDGPLALCSDRPNKLERDQTCKLFDTQQFLAELQAFAHHGRPLPRYQVALCFGEEFPDPQRQRKLITAHVEPMFARQLYYFAQQNSGHLLRGYDLPELVTSPEDYHRSIRHSSIQE; from the exons ATGAACTTGGAGCCGGGTGAGTGCGGGATGAACTCGGTGAGCTGTGGCAACGGGAAGCTCCGCCAGTGGCTGATCGACCAGATTGACAGTGGCAAGTACCCGGGGCTGGTGTGGGAAAATGACGAGAAGAGCATCTTCCGCATCCCCTGGAAGCATGCCGGCAAGCAGGACTACAACCGCGAGGAGGACGCTGCCCTCTTCAAG GCTTGGGctctttttaaaggaaagttcAGAGAGGGCATTGATAAACCAGATCCCCCTACCTGGAAGACAAGATTAAGGTGTGCTTTGAACAAGAGCAATGACTTTGAAGAACTAGTGGAGAGAAGCCAGCTGGACATCTCAGATCCCTATAAAGTGTACAGAATAGTGCCAGAAGGAGCTAAAAAAG GTGCAAAACAAATCAGCATGGAGGAACAGCCATTAATGATGAATCACCCCTTTCCAATAACTTCTCCTTACACTTCACTACCGTCTCAG GTACAAAACTACATGGGGCCCCATGAAAGGAACTGGAGAGAATTTGCCccggagcagccccatcccgatATTCCCTACCAGTGCGCCAGCATCCCTTTTGCAGCTCGCAGTCATCATTGGCAGGGGCCTGGTTGTGAAAATG GTTGTCAGGTGACAGGAACTTTTTATGCTTGTGCCCCTCCTGAATCCCAGACTCCTGGCATCCCGATTGAGCCAAGCATAAGGTCTGGTGAAGCCCTCGCACTGTCAG aTTGCCGGCTCCACATCTGCTTGTATTATCGTGAAATACTGGTAAAGGAGGTAACAACTTCTAGTCCTGAAGGCTGTAGGATATCCCATGGCCAAAGTTATGAGGTCAGCAGCCTGGAGCAAGTTATCTTCCCTTATCCTGAGGATAACGGCCAGAGGAAGAACATAGAAAAACTACTGAACCACTTGGAACGAGGAGTAATACTGTGGATGGCACCTGACGGCCTTTATGCTAAGAGACTTTGTCAGAGCAGGATCTACTGGGACGGGCCCCTGGCGCTCTGCAGTGACAGACCCAACAAACTGGAGCGGGATCAAACATGCAAGCTCTTTGACACTCAGCAGTTTTTAGCAG AGCTGCAAGCTTTTGCTCACCATGGACGTCCACTGCCGAGATACCAGGTTGCTCTATGCTTTGGGGAGGAATTTCCAGATCCGCAGAGGCAGAGGAAACTAATTACAGCCCAT GTTGAACCAATGTTTGCCAGGCAGCTGTATTACTTTGCTCAACAAAACAGTGGACATCTTCTGAGAGGCTATGATTTACCAGAACTTGTGACTAGTCCAGAGGATTATCACAGATCTATTCGCCATTCCTCTATTCAAGAATAA